The Microcoleus sp. FACHB-672 genome window below encodes:
- a CDS encoding energy-coupling factor ABC transporter permease, which translates to MHIPDGFVSLPVAAATGIASAAAVAVSLARSREAYGIRQAPILGLTTAFIFAAQMINFPVAGGTSGHLLGGTLAAVMLGSPWAGTLCITTVLIIQAILFADGGVTALGANVLNMGFIGVWVGWTLTQVLQRLLGGSRSRLPLAAGIAAAVSVVAAAVFCAIELVLSGTAASSFVIPAMSGVHILIGVGEGVITGGVLSYLATARPDLLPGEQPQLDKWVVPIVSVLLIAGVLSLAASGWPDGLEKVAEDLGFIELADNVRVPIPTPFADYGIEGLGPVGTSIAGILGSGASFGVAFGLAQLVKPKDA; encoded by the coding sequence AACGGGCATCGCCAGCGCAGCAGCCGTGGCAGTATCTCTGGCACGTTCTCGCGAAGCGTATGGGATTCGACAAGCACCCATTTTGGGTTTAACCACTGCCTTTATCTTTGCCGCCCAGATGATTAATTTTCCCGTTGCGGGGGGCACCAGCGGCCACCTGTTGGGAGGAACCCTAGCCGCCGTGATGCTGGGGAGTCCTTGGGCGGGTACGTTGTGCATCACCACCGTTTTAATCATTCAAGCCATCTTATTTGCCGATGGCGGCGTCACGGCCTTGGGGGCGAACGTGTTGAACATGGGGTTCATTGGCGTCTGGGTGGGCTGGACACTCACGCAAGTCTTGCAACGACTGCTGGGCGGATCGAGAAGCCGGCTGCCCTTAGCTGCCGGGATCGCTGCCGCTGTCAGTGTGGTCGCAGCAGCCGTGTTTTGTGCCATTGAATTGGTGCTTTCCGGCACAGCAGCGTCCAGCTTCGTGATCCCGGCAATGAGTGGCGTTCACATCCTGATTGGAGTGGGCGAAGGTGTGATCACCGGCGGCGTGCTTTCTTACCTAGCAACCGCACGTCCCGACTTGCTACCAGGGGAACAGCCGCAATTAGATAAATGGGTTGTGCCGATTGTCAGCGTTTTGCTCATCGCTGGCGTCCTTTCCCTCGCCGCCTCTGGTTGGCCCGATGGCTTAGAAAAAGTGGCCGAAGACTTAGGTTTTATCGAGTTAGCTGACAATGTGCGAGTGCCGATTCCCACTCCCTTTGCGGATTACGGCATCGAAGGATTAGGGCCGGTGGGTACTAGCATTGCCGGCATTTTGGGAAGTGGTGCGTCCTTTGGGGTGGCTTTTGGACTCGCCCAGCTAGTTAAACCCAAAGATGCGTAA
- a CDS encoding energy-coupling factor transporter transmembrane component T family protein, protein MGHSFPIIFRLRLSLIAVIGAALLKIGTWPLLGVYGAFALLWAFVLRTPLKALTQLLGAELIFLSLMALPLGWERASYLLVRSLICLLIVNSFLLSLPPHSFGIALKGLPLPAGLQQSVLLAGQYLEILLSEVTRMQRAAQCRGLSGPAGWLRYASAAMIGALYIRTLDRAERVYGAMLSRGYQGELPVDAKPTPKELAGLLGAASIAGGLTLASYLKF, encoded by the coding sequence ATGGGTCACTCCTTCCCGATTATATTTCGACTGCGGCTGTCGCTGATTGCTGTCATCGGGGCAGCTTTATTAAAAATCGGCACTTGGCCCTTACTCGGCGTCTATGGCGCATTTGCGCTTTTGTGGGCGTTCGTGTTGCGGACGCCATTGAAAGCCCTCACCCAATTGCTGGGGGCAGAATTAATCTTCCTCAGCTTAATGGCGTTGCCCTTGGGTTGGGAACGCGCTAGTTATTTGCTCGTTCGTTCCCTGATTTGTCTGCTGATCGTCAATAGCTTTTTATTAAGTTTGCCGCCTCACAGTTTTGGAATTGCACTGAAAGGCTTACCCCTACCGGCAGGTTTGCAGCAAAGTGTACTTTTAGCGGGACAATATCTAGAAATTTTGCTCTCAGAAGTCACCCGGATGCAACGCGCCGCCCAGTGTCGCGGATTATCTGGCCCTGCCGGCTGGTTGCGCTACGCCAGCGCTGCTATGATCGGGGCGCTTTATATCCGCACCCTCGACCGTGCAGAACGCGTTTATGGTGCAATGCTTTCTCGTGGCTATCAGGGCGAACTGCCGGTTGATGCCAAACCCACACCCAAAGAACTTGCCGGTTTATTAGGGGCTGCCTCCATTGCCGGTGGATTAACTTTAGCTTCTTACTTAAAATTTTGA
- a CDS encoding energy-coupling factor ABC transporter ATP-binding protein has translation MSFPTSYPQTPTAHSREAGLVVKDLVFAYPKQEPVLRSVSFTLNQGERVALLGPTGCGKSTLLDHLIGLKQAKSGEIWIQGTRLEPATLPQVRRQVGFCFQDANDQLFMPTILEDITFGPRNYGVPPAIAVDKARQLLAEFGLEACANRSAHELSGGQKRLAALAAILALEPSVLILDEPTTGLDPAWRRHLAKVLCQLPVQVLLIASHDLNWIRKTTDRAMVMGQGEIKLDRPTQELLQDGATLEAYGLPVDY, from the coding sequence TTGAGTTTCCCAACTTCCTATCCCCAAACTCCAACTGCTCATTCTCGCGAGGCCGGCCTTGTTGTTAAGGATTTAGTCTTTGCTTATCCCAAACAAGAGCCGGTTTTGCGTAGCGTTTCTTTTACCCTCAATCAAGGTGAGCGAGTCGCGCTTCTCGGCCCGACAGGTTGTGGAAAAAGCACTTTATTAGACCATTTAATTGGTTTAAAACAAGCTAAATCGGGTGAAATTTGGATTCAAGGAACGCGCCTAGAACCGGCAACCTTGCCCCAAGTGCGCCGGCAAGTTGGTTTTTGTTTTCAAGACGCGAATGATCAGCTATTCATGCCAACTATTTTAGAAGACATTACTTTCGGGCCACGCAACTACGGAGTGCCGCCGGCAATTGCGGTTGATAAAGCCCGTCAGTTGTTGGCAGAATTTGGTTTAGAAGCCTGTGCAAATCGTTCTGCACACGAACTTTCTGGCGGTCAAAAACGCTTAGCGGCACTTGCTGCAATTCTGGCATTAGAACCTTCCGTTTTAATTTTAGATGAACCCACAACCGGCCTTGATCCGGCGTGGCGGCGTCACTTAGCAAAGGTGCTATGTCAGCTGCCGGTGCAGGTGCTTTTAATTGCTTCCCATGATTTAAATTGGATTCGCAAAACAACTGACAGGGCGATGGTGATGGGTCAAGGTGAGATTAAGCTAGACCGGCCCACTCAGGAATTATTGCAAGATGGGGCGACCCTTGAGGCTTACGGGCTGCCGGTGGATTATTAA
- a CDS encoding transposase, which produces MMVTARRPASPTLKFIDEYCQNYQDLFSQVRNYEAFKLLHLGLLSELPRKSLPKIARAVGLSNSQSLHHFLRDSTWSSPALTQRRLQLILQLIGETEIILCIDETRDEKKGQATDYVAKQYLGNLGKTERGIVSVNAYGLVDTITYSLLFKNFKPRACLKPGDTYKSKPQLAREIICELKALGFRIKLVLAVGLNTALNKSRTS; this is translated from the coding sequence ATGATGGTTACAGCCCGTCGTCCAGCCTCTCCCACGCTCAAGTTCATCGATGAATATTGTCAAAACTATCAAGACTTGTTTTCTCAAGTGAGAAATTATGAAGCATTTAAGCTCTTACATCTAGGACTACTATCAGAACTGCCTCGCAAATCCTTACCTAAAATAGCGAGAGCTGTGGGATTATCCAATAGTCAATCCCTACACCATTTTTTAAGGGATTCAACCTGGTCAAGTCCAGCTTTAACACAGAGGCGGTTGCAGCTGATTCTTCAATTAATAGGAGAGACAGAAATTATCTTATGTATTGATGAAACCAGAGATGAGAAAAAAGGCCAAGCAACAGACTATGTAGCTAAACAGTACCTTGGCAATTTAGGGAAGACAGAAAGAGGGATTGTATCCGTTAATGCTTATGGGTTAGTGGACACAATCACTTATTCGTTGCTGTTTAAGAATTTCAAACCCAGAGCCTGCTTAAAGCCGGGGGATACTTATAAAAGTAAACCCCAGTTAGCCAGAGAAATCATCTGTGAACTCAAAGCACTGGGATTTCGCATAAAACTCGTTTTAGCCGTTGGATTGAATACGGCTTTAAACAAGTCAAGAACCAGCTAG
- a CDS encoding PAS domain-containing sensor histidine kinase: MKELEGQTASQTADEAAVERGIAEADEHLLELVRGLDAIVWEMDAATWKFTFVSDRAEVILGYPISQWDEEPNFWQNRLLHPEDRNGCVELFMCAISEGLDRQFQYRAIAADGRTVWLKDCLQVVRDKSGCVKLLRGVAVDITQEKLTEEENQQLLQERYARVEVEKVQEALHKSEERYRCLVEAISQIIWDTSAEGEFVNPQPGWSAFTGLSFEESKGWGWLNAIHPDDQAHTAAMWSASLANRTFYEVEQRLRRYDGEYRDMSVRAVPVLEPDGSVREWVGVHTDITDRKRAENALKESEHRYAQILDSLQDMVFCKAPNSVIVYANKAACNYYGMTQEELRGITDVPFNELDYTQQDLKDDLQVFTTGQPVEILEEPNVRADGQTRFFHTIKCPIFDTNGNVVEIVGVSRDITERKQEGEVRDRALAEAEAARADLQRVFMQAPAAIATTRGPTHITETINPLYMQILGNRNIIGKPAREAFPDLEGQGFFELLDQVYTTGIAFVGNEMPAFFDRKGDGVLEESFWNFVYQPLFDANNQVYGIMAHAVEVTDQVRARQEIEKKAEELASLSEALERSNQELEQFAYVTSHDLKAPLRGIASLSEWIEEDLAEHLTKESREHMILLRGRVHRMEALIEGILLYSRAGRLQVLETVNVKTLLSGVIDLLAPPPEAKIIVEPEMPILKTERVPLQQVFLNLIHNALKHSRKHDICVRVGGRKVGKCYEFCVSDNGPGIAPEYHQKIWVIFQRLESRDKHEGTGIGLSVVKKIIESRGGKVWIKSEAGAGATFYFTWPKDLSGKL, from the coding sequence ATGAAGGAATTGGAGGGCCAAACAGCCTCACAAACGGCGGACGAGGCAGCAGTTGAGCGAGGCATTGCTGAAGCCGACGAACACTTGCTTGAGCTTGTGCGGGGACTCGATGCCATTGTGTGGGAAATGGATGCTGCCACATGGAAGTTTACCTTCGTCAGTGATCGCGCCGAAGTAATTCTTGGCTACCCTATCAGTCAGTGGGATGAGGAACCTAATTTCTGGCAAAACCGGCTCCTCCATCCAGAAGATCGCAACGGGTGCGTTGAGTTGTTTATGTGCGCCATCAGTGAAGGGCTAGATCGCCAATTTCAATACCGGGCAATTGCCGCTGATGGGCGCACTGTCTGGCTCAAAGATTGCCTGCAAGTTGTGCGCGACAAAAGCGGATGCGTCAAGCTACTGCGCGGCGTTGCGGTTGATATTACCCAAGAAAAACTCACTGAAGAAGAAAATCAGCAACTTTTGCAAGAACGCTATGCGCGGGTTGAAGTTGAGAAGGTGCAAGAAGCCCTTCACAAAAGTGAGGAACGCTATCGTTGTCTCGTTGAAGCGATCTCTCAAATTATCTGGGATACCTCAGCCGAGGGTGAATTCGTTAACCCGCAGCCTGGTTGGAGTGCTTTCACCGGCCTAAGTTTTGAGGAGTCGAAAGGCTGGGGGTGGCTCAATGCCATTCACCCGGACGATCAAGCGCACACTGCCGCCATGTGGTCTGCTTCCCTTGCCAACCGCACCTTCTACGAAGTCGAGCAGCGGCTACGACGTTACGATGGCGAATACCGAGATATGAGCGTGCGGGCAGTGCCGGTGTTGGAACCCGACGGTAGTGTTCGAGAGTGGGTTGGGGTTCACACCGATATTACTGACCGCAAACGCGCTGAAAACGCCCTCAAGGAAAGTGAACACCGTTACGCACAGATCCTTGATTCATTGCAAGATATGGTGTTTTGTAAAGCTCCCAACTCCGTCATTGTCTACGCCAATAAAGCTGCTTGCAACTACTATGGAATGACTCAGGAGGAGCTTCGCGGCATCACAGACGTACCTTTCAATGAACTCGATTATACGCAGCAAGACCTTAAAGACGACTTGCAAGTTTTCACAACCGGCCAGCCGGTTGAAATTTTAGAAGAACCCAACGTTCGCGCAGATGGGCAAACACGTTTCTTCCACACAATTAAATGTCCTATCTTTGATACAAACGGCAATGTTGTTGAAATTGTAGGCGTTTCTCGCGACATCACCGAACGCAAGCAAGAAGGGGAGGTGCGAGATCGAGCTTTAGCTGAAGCCGAAGCAGCACGTGCTGATTTGCAACGGGTTTTTATGCAAGCACCGGCAGCGATTGCAACCACCCGTGGGCCAACCCATATTACTGAAACGATTAACCCGTTATATATGCAGATTTTGGGTAATCGCAATATCATTGGAAAGCCGGCTCGTGAGGCATTTCCAGACTTGGAAGGGCAAGGTTTCTTCGAGTTATTAGATCAAGTTTATACCACTGGAATCGCCTTTGTCGGCAACGAGATGCCGGCATTTTTCGACCGTAAAGGGGATGGGGTTTTAGAAGAAAGCTTTTGGAATTTTGTCTACCAGCCCTTATTCGATGCTAACAATCAAGTTTATGGCATTATGGCCCACGCCGTAGAAGTTACTGACCAAGTACGAGCTAGACAAGAAATTGAGAAAAAGGCAGAAGAACTTGCTAGTCTGAGCGAAGCCTTAGAGCGTAGCAATCAAGAATTAGAGCAGTTTGCTTATGTCACTTCTCATGATTTAAAAGCGCCCCTGCGAGGCATTGCAAGTTTATCGGAATGGATAGAAGAAGACCTGGCAGAACATCTCACTAAAGAATCCCGCGAACACATGATTTTGCTGCGCGGGCGAGTTCACCGCATGGAAGCTTTGATTGAGGGAATTTTGCTGTATTCCCGGGCCGGTCGTCTGCAAGTTTTAGAAACAGTAAATGTTAAGACTTTGTTATCTGGAGTGATAGATTTGTTGGCACCACCTCCTGAAGCAAAGATTATCGTTGAGCCGGAAATGCCTATACTAAAAACTGAGCGTGTGCCATTGCAGCAAGTATTTTTGAATTTAATTCACAATGCGCTCAAGCACTCACGAAAACATGATATTTGTGTGCGAGTGGGAGGACGCAAAGTTGGAAAATGTTATGAGTTCTGTGTGTCTGATAATGGCCCTGGAATTGCGCCTGAGTACCATCAAAAAATTTGGGTAATCTTTCAAAGGCTGGAATCGCGAGATAAGCACGAAGGCACCGGCATCGGTCTTTCGGTGGTGAAGAAAATTATTGAAAGCCGAGGCGGCAAGGTTTGGATTAAGTCTGAAGCAGGTGCCGGCGCAACTTTCTATTTTACATGGCCTAAAGATTTATCCGGAAAATTATAA
- a CDS encoding KGK domain-containing protein, with product MLNENNKDDVLNLFDKKDMAQCHSYPMFKIYDFLQSLQKVFADYAIGGSRKFLNEGVPCELLKLGASKWRKGKVKLN from the coding sequence GTGTTAAATGAAAATAATAAAGATGATGTTTTAAATTTATTTGATAAAAAAGATATGGCTCAATGTCATTCCTATCCTATGTTTAAAATTTATGACTTCCTTCAATCTTTACAAAAAGTTTTCGCTGATTATGCCATAGGAGGTTCGCGAAAATTCCTAAATGAAGGAGTGCCTTGTGAATTACTAAAATTGGGTGCTTCAAAATGGCGTAAAGGCAAAGTAAAATTAAATTAG
- a CDS encoding DUF72 domain-containing protein, with protein sequence MNFFIGCAVWAYKGWMGELYPPASKPKEFLQLYSRRFTTVEGNTTFYAIPDKETVARWRAETPKGFEFCLKLPRDLTHNGLLQSSIPAALKFLEQMQELGDHLGPIFAQLPPSYSPELLDDLTGFLEAWPRNAPLALEVRHADWFKEPHISRLNAVLQELGVGRVLLDTRPVYSSPEDAQLHLYRRKPQLPVQPTITAPFSLIRFISHPSRQHNEAFLEEWVSLVDGYLRQGIRVYFFVHCPVDEKSPGTARYFQQLLEQQNAPVPALPWDTIEQTPTQLNLF encoded by the coding sequence ATGAACTTCTTTATTGGGTGCGCGGTTTGGGCTTATAAAGGCTGGATGGGAGAACTTTATCCACCGGCATCTAAACCAAAAGAATTTTTGCAACTTTATAGCCGGCGATTTACAACGGTTGAAGGCAACACTACATTTTACGCCATTCCAGATAAAGAAACTGTTGCACGGTGGAGAGCAGAAACACCGAAAGGTTTTGAATTTTGTCTCAAATTGCCGCGAGATTTAACGCATAACGGTTTGTTGCAATCTTCGATACCGGCAGCTTTAAAATTTTTAGAGCAAATGCAAGAATTGGGCGATCATCTCGGCCCGATATTTGCCCAACTTCCCCCTAGCTACAGCCCAGAATTACTCGACGATCTCACCGGCTTTCTCGAAGCTTGGCCGCGAAATGCGCCCTTAGCCCTAGAAGTGCGCCATGCTGACTGGTTCAAAGAACCCCACATCAGCAGATTAAATGCAGTTTTGCAAGAGTTAGGCGTTGGGCGAGTATTGCTCGATACTAGACCTGTTTATAGCAGTCCAGAGGACGCCCAGTTGCATTTATACCGGCGCAAACCCCAACTGCCGGTGCAACCGACGATCACAGCACCCTTCAGCCTGATCCGCTTCATCAGCCATCCCAGCCGGCAGCACAACGAAGCATTTTTAGAGGAATGGGTTTCTCTCGTTGATGGATACTTGCGTCAAGGCATCCGTGTTTATTTCTTTGTCCACTGCCCAGTTGATGAAAAATCACCTGGAACTGCGCGGTATTTCCAACAGTTACTTGAACAGCAGAATGCGCCGGTGCCGGCACTTCCTTGGGACACGATTGAGCAGACACCGACTCAGTTAAATTTGTTTTGA
- a CDS encoding glycerol-3-phosphate acyltransferase → MTLTQVLGALLIFTLCPLLGGLPLIAWITRALTGRQLARIGTGNVGVSAAFYHGGNLAGILAVLSEAGKGIAAVLLARYFFPSNPEWELISLIALILGRFWIAKGAGTTNLVWGVVVHDPRVAGFVFLIGGISFTILRERKLGRLAFLVLFPFTLALLHPYNGARILAAITLSGLLGWIYQKIPDDLDLTPASAQEDSQKVFRFFRGDRAIVSLEQKLESGKVGQKAATLSQLKRWGYPVPMGWVLPAGDDPQILVDFLHPSENQPLVVRSSAVGEDSEQASAAGQYLSILNVRSREQLYDAIAQCQESYNRPAAQTYRQDRNLPEASMAVLVQQQIQGVFSGVAFSRDPIDRQGDAVVIEALPGNASRVVSGQVTPEQYRVFVPDAEVSSAPDWVMPAGLDLEIEGETGDLPPQLIRQVAFLARHLEARFHSIPQDIEWTYDGQTLWLLQSRPVTTLLPIWTRKIAAEVIPGLIRPLTWSINRPLTCGVWGEIFTVVLGADAAGLDFNETATLHYSHAYFNASLLGEIFLRMGLPPESLEFLTRGAKFSKPPLTSTLKQVPGLMHLLGREWRLEEDFQQDSRRYFAPTLANLPLSPASSVALSPSALLQQIDSILEALKRATYYSILAPLSLAVRQALFKVNETDLDNSQLPEVAALRSLQELADKTRRQLPNLEELNPQSPDFFARLAEIPEGQTILAEFDQLLNRYGYLSEVATDIAVPRWQENPVPVRELFTQFLTQSSELKTQNSKLKTQNSLQRRVNLKGRVTEVYSQLLAQLRWNFVALETLWLQSGLLSEAGDIFFLEFDEVRQIVAGNPQIINRLPQLISHRRSQLEQHRQLTVARVVYGNAPRLQPLFTAQKPKSRLQGIGASPGQIEGRVKVLRGLQAIPEINRQTILVVPYTDSGWAPVLARAGGLIAEVGGRLSHGAIVAREYGIPAVMDIHNATHLLHDGQTVRIDGSTGLVELL, encoded by the coding sequence ATGACGCTAACGCAGGTTTTGGGAGCTCTACTTATTTTCACGCTTTGCCCGCTTTTAGGCGGACTGCCTCTGATTGCCTGGATTACTCGCGCCCTCACGGGCAGACAATTAGCCAGAATTGGCACCGGCAATGTGGGAGTTTCTGCGGCTTTCTATCACGGGGGCAACTTAGCCGGCATTCTGGCGGTACTCTCAGAAGCCGGTAAAGGCATTGCAGCAGTTTTGCTGGCGAGATATTTCTTTCCCTCAAACCCAGAGTGGGAGTTAATTTCCCTAATCGCCCTGATTCTCGGCAGGTTCTGGATCGCCAAAGGTGCCGGCACCACGAATTTAGTTTGGGGTGTCGTTGTTCATGATCCGCGCGTCGCCGGCTTCGTATTTTTAATTGGCGGTATTAGTTTTACAATCCTGCGAGAGCGCAAGTTGGGACGGCTGGCGTTTTTGGTGCTATTTCCCTTCACCTTGGCACTGCTGCACCCCTACAATGGGGCGCGAATCCTGGCAGCAATTACCCTCAGTGGGCTGCTAGGCTGGATCTATCAAAAAATTCCCGATGACTTAGACTTAACACCGGCATCTGCACAGGAGGATTCTCAAAAAGTGTTTCGCTTTTTTCGAGGAGATCGGGCGATTGTTTCCCTAGAGCAAAAGCTAGAGTCTGGTAAAGTCGGTCAAAAAGCTGCAACTCTCTCTCAGTTAAAGCGTTGGGGTTATCCTGTGCCGATGGGGTGGGTGCTGCCGGCAGGCGATGACCCTCAAATCTTGGTAGACTTCCTGCACCCGTCCGAAAATCAGCCGCTTGTGGTGCGTTCCTCCGCTGTTGGAGAAGACTCGGAACAAGCCTCCGCTGCCGGTCAATATCTAAGCATTTTGAACGTCAGAAGCCGAGAGCAATTGTACGATGCAATTGCCCAATGTCAGGAATCCTATAACCGGCCGGCGGCGCAAACCTACCGTCAAGATCGCAACCTCCCAGAAGCATCTATGGCGGTACTCGTTCAGCAGCAAATTCAAGGCGTTTTCTCCGGCGTTGCCTTCAGCCGCGATCCGATTGATCGGCAAGGCGATGCAGTAGTGATTGAAGCCTTACCGGGAAACGCTTCGCGGGTGGTTTCCGGGCAAGTCACCCCAGAACAATATCGCGTTTTTGTCCCCGATGCCGAGGTGAGTAGTGCCCCCGACTGGGTCATGCCTGCCGGCTTAGATTTAGAAATCGAAGGCGAAACCGGCGATCTGCCACCGCAACTGATCCGGCAAGTAGCTTTCTTAGCACGGCATCTAGAAGCCCGATTCCACAGCATCCCGCAAGATATTGAGTGGACTTACGACGGCCAAACCCTGTGGCTATTACAATCCCGTCCCGTTACCACGTTACTCCCAATTTGGACGCGTAAAATTGCCGCTGAAGTCATCCCCGGACTGATTCGCCCCTTGACTTGGTCGATTAATCGCCCCCTCACCTGCGGCGTTTGGGGAGAGATTTTTACAGTTGTTTTGGGTGCCGATGCTGCCGGTTTGGATTTCAACGAAACTGCCACACTCCACTACTCTCACGCTTATTTCAATGCCTCCCTACTCGGCGAAATTTTCCTCCGCATGGGTCTTCCGCCCGAAAGTTTAGAATTCTTGACACGTGGCGCTAAATTTAGCAAACCGCCGCTCACCTCAACTTTGAAGCAAGTACCCGGTTTGATGCATTTACTAGGCCGTGAGTGGCGATTGGAGGAAGATTTTCAGCAGGATAGCCGGCGTTATTTTGCCCCAACGTTAGCCAATCTCCCTCTCTCTCCCGCTTCCTCTGTTGCGCTTTCCCCCTCAGCCTTATTACAGCAAATAGACTCAATTTTAGAAGCGCTGAAGCGAGCAACTTATTACAGCATCCTCGCACCCCTGAGTTTAGCGGTGCGGCAAGCTTTATTTAAAGTGAATGAGACAGATTTGGATAATAGCCAATTGCCAGAAGTTGCGGCACTACGATCGCTTCAAGAACTAGCCGATAAGACGCGCCGGCAACTGCCCAATCTTGAGGAATTAAATCCTCAAAGCCCAGATTTCTTCGCAAGGTTGGCGGAAATTCCCGAAGGTCAGACAATTTTGGCAGAGTTTGACCAGTTACTCAACCGCTACGGCTATTTAAGCGAGGTGGCAACGGATATTGCAGTGCCGCGATGGCAGGAAAACCCTGTGCCGGTGCGCGAATTATTTACCCAATTCTTAACTCAAAGCTCAGAACTCAAAACTCAGAACTCAAAACTCAAAACTCAAAACTCCCTGCAGCGTCGCGTTAATTTGAAAGGACGGGTGACAGAAGTTTACAGTCAGTTATTGGCACAGTTGCGATGGAATTTTGTTGCGTTGGAGACGCTGTGGTTGCAGTCAGGGTTACTTTCTGAAGCTGGGGATATTTTCTTTTTGGAGTTTGATGAGGTTCGCCAGATCGTTGCCGGCAATCCGCAAATCATTAACCGACTACCTCAGTTAATTAGCCACCGGCGATCTCAACTCGAACAACACCGGCAATTAACTGTGGCGCGAGTGGTTTATGGCAACGCGCCTCGCCTCCAGCCACTATTTACAGCGCAAAAGCCTAAATCTAGGCTGCAAGGCATTGGTGCCAGTCCAGGGCAAATAGAGGGCAGAGTCAAAGTTTTGCGCGGGTTGCAGGCAATTCCAGAGATTAACCGGCAGACAATTTTAGTCGTGCCTTACACCGATTCTGGTTGGGCACCTGTTTTAGCGCGTGCCGGCGGCTTGATTGCTGAAGTGGGAGGGCGTCTTTCTCACGGTGCGATTGTTGCCCGTGAATATGGCATTCCTGCGGTGATGGATATTCACAATGCAACCCATCTGTTACACGACGGGCAGACGGTGCGAATTGACGGATCGACGGGTCTTGTTGAACTGCTCTAA
- a CDS encoding CheR family methyltransferase codes for MSISSDDFNYICQLLRDRAAISLEADKANRVEKQLAPIAQQAGFNSIEEFVALLRTQPPNELHIQVIEAMLLNETSFFRDTHPFEALKKVLLPQFLKQRLSERSLNIWSAACSTGQEPYSIAMLLHQYFPIFAGWNVQFIASDISGEILTRAREGRYTQLEIHRGLTPAQQLRYFQQQDNEWQLKRQIRQMVEFRQINLAADWPALPLMDIIFMRNVLIYFDVATKKAILAKLRQVLSPDGYLFLGASETTITLDKSFEPVHFDKALCYRLRR; via the coding sequence ATGTCTATTAGCAGCGATGACTTTAATTATATTTGCCAGTTACTTCGTGATCGTGCTGCAATTTCGCTGGAAGCGGATAAGGCAAACCGTGTAGAGAAACAGTTAGCCCCAATTGCTCAGCAAGCCGGTTTCAATTCAATTGAAGAATTTGTGGCGCTGCTAAGAACTCAGCCGCCTAACGAACTTCATATACAAGTAATCGAGGCGATGCTGTTAAATGAAACCTCGTTTTTTCGCGATACTCATCCCTTTGAGGCGCTGAAAAAAGTCTTACTGCCCCAGTTTTTGAAACAGCGTTTGAGCGAGCGAAGCCTCAATATTTGGAGTGCCGCCTGCTCCACCGGCCAAGAGCCTTATAGTATAGCGATGCTGCTGCATCAGTATTTTCCAATTTTCGCCGGCTGGAATGTGCAGTTCATTGCCAGTGATATTTCTGGAGAAATCTTAACTCGCGCTCGTGAAGGTCGTTACACTCAACTAGAAATCCATCGCGGACTCACACCGGCACAACAACTGAGATATTTTCAGCAGCAGGATAATGAGTGGCAACTCAAACGACAGATCCGCCAGATGGTTGAATTTCGCCAAATCAACCTAGCTGCCGATTGGCCGGCCTTGCCCCTGATGGATATCATCTTTATGCGTAACGTTTTAATTTATTTTGACGTGGCAACAAAAAAAGCCATCTTGGCAAAACTGCGGCAGGTACTCAGTCCTGATGGCTATCTGTTTCTAGGTGCCAGTGAGACAACGATCACGCTTGATAAGTCCTTTGAGCCGGTACACTTCGACAAAGCGCTGTGTTACCGTTTGCGCCGGTGA